A window of the Entelurus aequoreus isolate RoL-2023_Sb linkage group LG28, RoL_Eaeq_v1.1, whole genome shotgun sequence genome harbors these coding sequences:
- the LOC133645174 gene encoding uncharacterized protein LOC133645174 isoform X2, producing the protein MCEITIAEYKEELSPKEETERQHQLLDAVFKKPEVVLHGTDVEQLIGRQEEPSRQPQKGSSTLKQEDPQPPHIKEEEYGFWTMQEEADPIEFPLAVVSVNAEDHEDNPPTSSQLHPSPSEKNRAVEPSRRSSPQRIKEADGGGGSKADRLLAPLSVTTQRHTLIHTRSSKKTVPLRHRRKAPL; encoded by the exons ATGTGCGAAATTACGATAGCCGAGTATAAGGAGGAGCTTTCTCCAAAAGAGGAGAccgagcgacaacatcaactattggacgctgttttcaagaaaccggAAGTCGTGTTACAcggaacag ATGTTGAGCAGCTGATTGGTCGCCAAGAAGAACCTTCCCGTCAGCCGCAgaaggggagctccactttgaagcaggaggatccacagccccctcacattaaagaggaagagtaTGGATTCTGGACCatgcaggaggaggctgatcccATCGAGTTTCCACTGGCTGTTGTCTCTGTGAATGctgaagaccatgaagacaaTCCACCTACGTCCTCACAACTTCATCCCAGTCCAAGTGAGAAGAACAGAGCCGTGGAACCTTCAAGGAGAAGCTCACCACAACGAATAAAAGAAGCAGATGGAGGAGGTGGATCAAAAGCAGACaggctcttagctccactatcagtgACAACACAACGTCACACGTTAATTCAT